A single region of the Xenopus laevis strain J_2021 chromosome 4L, Xenopus_laevis_v10.1, whole genome shotgun sequence genome encodes:
- the ldha.L gene encoding lactate dehydrogenase A L homeolog isoform X1, with translation MATVKDKLIHNVVKEESLPQNKVTIVGVGAVGMACAISVLQKDLADELALVDVIEDKLKGEMMDLQHGSLFLRTPNIVSGKDYSITANSKLVVVTAGARQQEGESRLNLVQRNVNIFKFIIPNIVKYSPKCTLLIVSNPVDILTYVAWKISGFPQNRVIGSGCNLDSARFRYLMGQKFGIHTQSCHGWVIGEHGDSSVPVWSGVNVAGVSLKSLHPDIGSDADKENWKEVHKQVVDSAYEVIKLKGYTSWAIGLSVADLSESILKNLRRVHPISTMVKGMYGVNEDVFLSVPCVLGNLGITDVVTMTLKADEEEQLRKSADTLWAIQKELQF, from the exons ATGGCGACCGTGAAGGATAAACTGATCCACAATGTGGTCAAAGAGGAGTCGCTCCCCCAGAACAAGGTCACAATTGTGGGTGTGGGGGCCGTGGGCATGGCCTGTGCTATCAGTGTCCTGCAGAAG GATTTGGCAGATGAGCTTGCACTTGTTGATGTGATTGAAGACAAACTGAAGGGGGAAATGATGGATCTGCAGCACGGGAGTCTGTTCCTTCGGACCCCCAATATTGTCTCAGGGAAAG ATTACAGCATCACCGCAAACTCCAAACTGGTGGTCGTTACGGCGGGGGCCCGTCAGCAGGAGGGGGAGAGTCGTCTGAATCTGGTTCAGCGAAACGTCAACATCTTCAAATTCATCATCCCCAACATTGTCAAGTACAGCCCCAAGTGCACCCTGTTAATTGTCTCCAACCCAG TGGATATTCTGACGTACGTGGCCTGGAAGATCAGTGGATTCCCCCAGAACCGTGTGATTGGCAGCGGCTGCAATTTGGACTCGGCCCGTTTCCGTTACCTCATGGGGCAGAAGTTTGGGATCCACACGCAGAGCTGTCACGGGTGGGTCATTGGGGAACACGGAGACTCGAGTG TGCCCGTGTGGAGTGGGGTCAATGTGGCGGGAGTCTCCCTGAAATCCCTGCACCCCGATATTGGCAGCGACGCAGACAAGGAGAACTGGAAGGAGGTGCACAAGCAGGTTGTGGACAG TGCCTATGAAGTGATCAAGCTGAAGGGCTACACCTCGTGGGCTATTGGCCTGTCCGTGGCTGATCTGTCGGAGAGTATCCTGAAGAACCTGCGCCGGGTCCATCCCATCTCCACAATGGTCAAG GGCATGTACGGGGTTAATGAGGACGTTTTCCTCAGCGTCCCGTGTGTATTGGGCAACTTGGGCATCACAGACGTGGTTACCATGACGCTGAAGGCCGATGAAGAGGAGCAATTACGCAAAAGCGCGGACACCCTGTGGGCCATTCAGAAGGAGCTGCAGTTctag